The DNA window ACCAATCATCCCCGCATGCTGAGCGCCCTACAGGCGGCGAAACGCCAGGGAGCGCGCATCGTCGCCGTCAATCCGCTGAAGGAGGCCGGCCTGCAGCGCTTCCAGCATCCGCAGTCCCCGCGCGACCTGCTGTCCGGAGGCACATCGCTGGCGGACCTTTACCTCCAGGTGCAGATCAATGGCGACGTCGCCTTCCTCAAGGCCGCCATGTGTGAGCTCCTGCGGCGAGAGAAGCAGAGTCCCGGCAGCGTCTTCGATCATGAGTTCGTCGCCGAGCACACCGATGGTCAGGACGACCTGCTGGCGCACCTCGAAGAGCAAGACTTCGACCAACTGGTGGCCGCCGCCGGCTTGACCGCCGAGCAGGTTCACGAATTCTGCGATCTGGTCGTCGCCCGCCCGAAGATGGTGGTTTGCTGGGCGATGGGCCTCACCCAGCACAAGAACGGCGTCCACAACATTCGCGAGGTGGTCAATCTCCTGCTGCTCCGTGGGGCGATCGGCAAACCCGGCGCCGGCACCTGCCCGGTGCGCGGGCACAGCAATGTTCAAGGTGACCGCACCATGGGCATTTGGGAAAAGCCACCCGAGGACTTCCTGCAAAAGCTCGAGCAGGAGTTCGATTTCCAGGCGCCGCGCAAGCACGGGCACTCGGTGGTGCACGCCATCGAGGCGATGCGCGATGGCGAAGCCCAGGTGTTCTTCGCCATGGGTGGAAATTTCTTGTCGGCGGCGCCGGACACCGAGGTCACCGCAGCGGCTCTGAGGAGCTGCCATCTGACCGTTCACGTGTCGACCAAGCTCAACCGCAGCCACCTCGTTCACGGTCGCACGGCGCTCATCTTGCCGTGCCTCGGCCGTTCAGAACGCGACGAGCAGGCGAACGGAGACCAGTTCATCACGGTCGAAAACTCGATGGGTGTCGTGCATCGGTCGCAGGGCACCCTCGAGCCCGCCAGCGGTCAACTGCGCAGCGAGCCGGTGATCGTCGCCCGCCTGGCGCAAGCGGTCCTGGGCGACACGTCGTCCGTCGACTGGAGCGGACTGGCCGCCGACTACTCGAAGATCCGCGACAAGATCGAGCGGGTGATTCCCGGCTTCGAGCGCTACAACCAGCGGGTCCGACAGCCGGGCGGCTTCTATCTGCCGAACGGATCTCGCGAGCGCCGCTTCGAGACCAGCAGCGGCCGCGCCCGATTCACCGTCAACCCGGTGCCGCAAATCGAAGTCGGACCGGGAGAGCTACGCATGATGACCATCCGCACGCACGACCAGTTCAACACTACCGTCTACGGCCTCGACGACCGCTATCGTGGCTTCGCCGGCTCGCGACGACTGGTCATGATGCACCCGGACGATCTCGAGGAGCGCGGGCTGACGGCAGAGCAGGCCGTCGACCTGGTCGGTGCCGGCCAGGCCAAGGGCCGCGTCGCGGAGAACTTCCTCGCCGTGCCCTATGACATCCCGCGGGGTTGCGTCGCTACTTACTTTCCGGAAGCCAACGTCCTGGTGCCCCTCGAGATGCGCGCCGACCGTTCGCACACGCCAACTTCGAAGCTGGTTCTGATCAAAGTGCGAGCGCGCCCGGAAGCCACGGCTGAATAAGACCACGTCGCCACCTCGCCGAGGTCGCCGCCAGGGAGGCGGCGGGATCGGCGCCGATTCATCTGCAGCATTTCGATGCGAAAGCCCCTCATGATGAAAATCCTCCTGCCCAGTCTGACGGCCCTATCGTTGGTGGTTCTAGTGACCGCCTGTTCGCCCGCTGACAACCCCGGAGACACAACCCAGGCTCCCCTC is part of the Acidobacteriota bacterium genome and encodes:
- a CDS encoding FdhF/YdeP family oxidoreductase — translated: MALKTTDKAPVPTTEEDETPRRDEVARGPSEAPPVEQRKPPTGAAGLKAVMMAMKHMGREGYDPVKATRMLARMNQKQGFDCPGCAWPDPDDHRSAVAEYCENGAKAMAEEATRKRCDPEFFRRYSVEGLGRWTDFELSQAGRITHPMVLRPGASHYETIDWDEAFGEIADHLHALDSPDQALFYASGRTSNEAAFLYQLFVRQFGTNNMPDCSNMCHESSGVGLAETVGIGKGSVTLEDVEIADLIVVMGQNPGTNHPRMLSALQAAKRQGARIVAVNPLKEAGLQRFQHPQSPRDLLSGGTSLADLYLQVQINGDVAFLKAAMCELLRREKQSPGSVFDHEFVAEHTDGQDDLLAHLEEQDFDQLVAAAGLTAEQVHEFCDLVVARPKMVVCWAMGLTQHKNGVHNIREVVNLLLLRGAIGKPGAGTCPVRGHSNVQGDRTMGIWEKPPEDFLQKLEQEFDFQAPRKHGHSVVHAIEAMRDGEAQVFFAMGGNFLSAAPDTEVTAAALRSCHLTVHVSTKLNRSHLVHGRTALILPCLGRSERDEQANGDQFITVENSMGVVHRSQGTLEPASGQLRSEPVIVARLAQAVLGDTSSVDWSGLAADYSKIRDKIERVIPGFERYNQRVRQPGGFYLPNGSRERRFETSSGRARFTVNPVPQIEVGPGELRMMTIRTHDQFNTTVYGLDDRYRGFAGSRRLVMMHPDDLEERGLTAEQAVDLVGAGQAKGRVAENFLAVPYDIPRGCVATYFPEANVLVPLEMRADRSHTPTSKLVLIKVRARPEATAE